The Aythya fuligula isolate bAytFul2 chromosome 1, bAytFul2.pri, whole genome shotgun sequence nucleotide sequence ttttcaaaaacactaGTTCTTGATCCTCTCAGTGTACTTCAAACAGATGTTTGAGATTGTGTGAAGTCTTGAGAACTAATATTTAATTTGCCACAAAAGCTTGGGAGATGCCACCTTGGAATGTTGCTTTAGAAATAGATTCTCCTTGTCCTCTGTGAGttgcctcttctccaggattTGCACTACAACTCTATGAAAAGCCAGGCAATAACTGCCAGAACTCCATCTCACTCATACCCCTCTATCTAGACTGTAGAGGATTGTGATTATGAGCAAGAAGGAAACTTAAAATCCTTCAATTTAAATGTCAGAGTTAAATAGGAGGTAAAGCAGCACTCAACTGGTTTGACCAATTCCAATTATCTTCAGTATAAAGCCACATAATATTTggacttttcttttgttaaaagcaattgtttgttgtctttttgCCTTGTCAGATGATATCTTCCTCCATGGATTCACCACAAGGACAGGTGGGATCTCCTACATACCAGCTCTAAGCTCCTGCAATCTCTTCAGCAGTTCTAAGAGGAGGGACCCACAAGTTGTTGTTAAAGAAAATCTCCGCAGGCTGGCTAATGCTGCAGGATTTAACCCAGAGACTTTTCACAGAGTCAAGGTACCTTATCAAACACTAGATTTACATAAACTGATCAAATCTTCCTTCGTGCATCACTGGCTAAAACTGTAGGCATTATTCTTATCTTTCTCAGCAAGAACTTGTGAAAGGCAGGCCAATTAGAACATTTACTCTGGCAGTTTATCTGTGGGAACAGCCATCCCAGCTATCAGCCATTTGGTGCAATATGGAGAAGCAGCACTGTTTCTTCCAAGTATATTCTAACATTTGACTTACCACAGGGTAGAACAGTCAGATAAATGATCAGCGCAGATTCtcttaaaaggaaacaaacaacacttCTTTGGTGTCTTTCTACAGATATATCTGCATGTCATTTAAAAAAGGGAATGCCTGATTTCCATGCAGAGCAGTTGGTGCAGAATAGAgtgttttatggaaaaaaaattacattagtCAGAATGTTTTTTACTGTCTCATCACTGTGCgcattctgtttttgttttgacagaCTGATCACGCTAATGCTGTGTGTGTTATGGGAAAGACAGAGCCTGACAGCTATGATGGAATAGTTACGGATCAGAAAGGTGTTACAATAGCAGCTCCAGGAGCCGATTGCATACCTGTACTGTTTGCTGATCCTGTCAGAAAAGTCTGCGGTGCTGCTCATTCTGGTAGGAATTTTaagtcacagaaataaaaataactagaaGACCCCTGTTAAGggacaaagaattaaaaattagcAACTGAAGGTGCAACTAGCCTTGGGAATAATTTGTTTCCCAAGCTATGAAATTGTTTGATTTTATagctataataataataatttatgtctttatacatttatttttctgagctgGTAGCCAAAACCAAATAAATCCTTTCTTTGCCCCATCAAACTTCATATGTAAAAAATGTCCTTAAAACCAGAGCCCTCCCCCCAAATCATTTTgaatcagaagaaatatttggttgacccaaacaatgaaaaaacaactgaattaGGGATGGTTAGGTTAGGACAACCTGGGGAAATACTTGACTTCAGATTATGCCCAAGCTGTTAGGCTAGAATGTGTATACCATAGTGAAATTTTAGTTTTGGGgctgttttattaaaagaaaaaagatgtatttatgAGGTCAGAGGGAATGTATGGCTTTGATGCTAGTATACACCTTCATATACACACTTTTATATTTGTGAATTTTCATAAGGGgataaaaacttttaatttttcttcagtaaagttGTTTTCTCTCTAGGTTTCTCTAACCTAGTATACTTAGGTTAGAGAAATTAAACGGAACAAGAATTCTACCATGGCTGTCCTGGAGGGAGGGGAATGTTGTGGTTTTTAATGGGGAGAAGGGATGGAAATAATTCTATCCACTCTTGAAAGTTTTAAGGGTTTGAAGTTTTACACTGTTTTGCATTAAACCTCATAGCTgtcaaatatttcattctgtagTTGCGCCTTTCCTTGCTGCCTCTTCATTTATCTCATCCTGCCTTCCCTGACTCACCACGCTGTTCCTCCAGCCCACACTGCTGCCTTCTCTAAGCATACCTCCAATCTCCAGTCTGAACTCCCACATTCCATCTCCCAAGTTATGGCCCTCATTCCCACATCACATTCCTTCCAAGGTTCTCAGTTATCTTATAGTTTTTCTTGCCtaaatccttttcttcctggCCAGCCCTGCTTAAATCATGTTTAACTTGAACACGTGTTGCTCTGCATACAAATCCAGACAATTAGGTATAAGGTCAAGTCAGTCTTTGGATGttgaaaaacataataaaagttATTAGGATATCCTATCCATCAGAATGAGACACTCCCTGTGCAATGCAAAGACCTCCTAGGACTCAAAATGAGACATAAGAACTCAAAGCTCAACTTTCTTCTACTTGTTCTGAACGGTGACAAAGTGTGAAGTCTAAAGCTAGAGACTTAAGCCTCCTTTTTTTTGtataataacagtaaaaatatttttacgatgttataaaaatgtgtttttcactgTAACATATTTCTATTATGATGTATTCTCACTGAAGTGTTCCAGGATCAGATGAGCTGTAATATATGTTCTAGCTGCCAAAAATGGGACACATGAAAGAAGGAATTCAGGAATCCTAATCCAAACTCTCCTCTCTACAACTACAAAATGATGACAGCATAATCATATCACATTATCCTATCATATCACTATATAAAATCATGACAGTTGTtgatgtgttattttttaatatagagaATTGCCGTATCTATTAATTTATACTCTGAATAATAACATGCTTTTAGTTATTACAAAATTCAAGAGAAaacttacacatttttttcaaccTCTTACTTCTCACAGGATGGAAAGGCACGTTGTTAGGAGTTTCTATGGCCACAGTAAATGCAATGGTATCTGAATATGGCTGTAACATGAAAGACATCCTTGTGGTCCTGGGCCCTTCTGTAGGGCCTTGCTGCTATAAACTACCTCACGAATCAGCTAAAGAGTTTCACAGAATTGATCCAAAGTGTGTGAGACACTTTGACTCTGCAACTCCCTACATTGATATTAGAAGAGCCACAAGGTAAGTCTACTGAGCACGTTTCCATGACATACACTGTTTTTGTGTTGCACTAGAGATGACAGCAAAAGAACTTGTAGTGTTAATTCCACATTAATTATCAAAATAGAGTATTACCCAGCAGTACTATGGTGAGGGTCCTCACCATCTTAAAGTGCTCTCTAAGTAATGTGCAGAGCTGGGTTtcagatattatttttattattatactggcttctgaaatataaaaaaatgctcaaattatgtattttaatggttgcagaaaagcaatttttaaatctaatattgggggaaaaaaaaaagtcccaacTACAATATTGGCACTTGACCAACCTTCAATTGGTACTTGAGGTGCTGTCTGAACGATAGGAATGTAAAGATGTAcaattcctgttttctgtttgtctttcttaAAGGATTCTTCTTGAGAGTGGTGGGATTCTTCCTGAGAACATCCAAGATGATTCTGTCACAGACCAGAACCAAAATATCACATTCTGTACTGCATGCCACCCTGATAAATTTTATTCTCACTTTCGTGATGGTACTAACTTTGGCACACAGATTGGCTTCATATCAATCAAAGACTGAGATAGTATTTCTTACCCTGGAGTAGTATTTAGACAACAAGTCTGGTGTGTTGACTGTTATCCTGCTCTCCTGGTAGATTTTTTTCGTTGTTTCTTTCATGGACTTGTGATGGAAAGAGTAAACAGGCCTTAAgattcttctgcttcttccattCCCTGTCATTTTGAAGCAAGAAGAGATGTCTAAGATATGGATCCAATAATTCTTGTGTGAGCCACgttccaaaggaaaaaaggacagCTCCCAACAGTAAcagtaaaacacacacacacacaaaaagcaagcaaacaaacaaaaaccaacaacaacaaaaccaaagcctTCATTATCTTCTGGATGAGTCTTCTGAATGAAGTTAAGGCTGACACTACTGctaaaggaaaggaaacctGTCTTTTTAAGAGGTTGGGTACGCCCATCAGTATATGTTTCAGCTGAAGGTTAGCCTTAAAAAATGATGTGCCTcagattgtttttgtttagattAGCTTGAAAAAGAGCATCAAAGCACTtacaaaaataacttgaaagTGAGAAGCAAGCAAGGTCCTTTGGGGCAGACATTGTAAACATTTGAATGTTAACTTAAGCATTTTttgattgtaaaaaaaaaaataaaactaagacTCAATATAATTTGGTTTGTATGGTCATGTTTCCCTAGgattttttctctgtcatttgtGCTGTACTAATGTCCAT carries:
- the LACC1 gene encoding laccase domain-containing protein 1, whose protein sequence is MVEAILIDLFSLPAVLQNNIQGLLCRTLETIEKCSSIPAPFIYVMCCQVQGSEGKGEQDSLLPALRDFQSLQKRLEVVRALTTAAALYTIKQRLDEKDISSIKIILPTLRKELMKVYIDHLFTPVYQFEFEDLQVASDCNNLQITEPQSEEQTLSTQDVALIQSEIQTYLESLPSLKGELTILKSSLIPDDIFLHGFTTRTGGISYIPALSSCNLFSSSKRRDPQVVVKENLRRLANAAGFNPETFHRVKTDHANAVCVMGKTEPDSYDGIVTDQKGVTIAAPGADCIPVLFADPVRKVCGAAHSGWKGTLLGVSMATVNAMVSEYGCNMKDILVVLGPSVGPCCYKLPHESAKEFHRIDPKCVRHFDSATPYIDIRRATRILLESGGILPENIQDDSVTDQNQNITFCTACHPDKFYSHFRDGTNFGTQIGFISIKD